The Aquamicrobium lusatiense genomic interval CGGTAGGGCTGCAACCCATCCTCTCCACCATCCAGAGCGCGTACCGGATCAAATAACCGGACTTCAGCTTGCAGGCCGGCAATATCATCGGAACGAATATAGGGAGGGTTTGAGGCAATTACATGGAAACGGCCGTTTACTTGCGAAAACCAGTCACTGCGCAGGGCCGTGAACCTGTCTGCAAGGCCGAGACCGGCGGCGTTGCGCGCCGCGGTTGCCAGAGCATCCGCCGAAACATCGACGCCGATTGCCGTGGCGTCCGGCACATTGGCGAGCAGGGCAAGCGCGATGGCGCCCGTTCCCGTCCCAAGGTCCAGAACCCTGCACGCCCCTTCCCGCGCAGCGACGTCGCGCATGAAAGGCAGGATCGCATCGATGAGGATCTCCGTGTCCGGCCGCGGCTCCAGCGTCTGCGCCGACAGCGACAGCTCAAGGCCGTAGAACTCCCGAAAGCCAAGGATCCTGTGGACAGGCTCGCCGGCGGATCTGCGTTCAAGCGCGGCCTCGACCGCAGCTACCGCCTGTGATTCTGTGACCATGTCCGGCCACGCAATGGCATCGCTGCGGCTGGTGCCGGTGAAATGCTCCACCAGAAGGCGTGCATCCAGCGCGGCATCTTCAATTCCCGAAGCTTCAAGCCTTTGCCGGGCAAGACGCAACAGCTCTGCAAGGGTCACGGAAGCCTCCGGCGACGGCGCAAAATCTCAGCTCTCCGTCATATCGGCCAGCAGCTTCGACTGATGGTCGGAAATGAGGGCATCGATGATTTCGTCCATCTCGCCCATCATCACCCGATCCAGCTTGTAGAGAGTGAGATTGATGCGGTGGTCGGTCACCCGCCCCTGCGGGAAATTGTAGGTGCGGATGCGCTCGGAGCGGTCGCCGGAGCCAACCTGCGACTTGCGCGATTCGGAGCGCTCTTCCGCTGCACGGGTGCGCTCCATGTCGAACAGGCGCGCACGCAGGATCTGCATGGCCCGCGCCCGGTTCTGATGCTGCGATTTTTCAGCCGAAACAACCATGATGCCTGTGGGAAGGTGAGTGATGCGCACGGCCGAGTCGGTGGTGTTGACGTGCTGGCCGCCGGCGCCCGAGGCGCGCATGGTGTCGATGCGGATGTCCTCGGCGCGAATGTCGATATCGACCTCCTCCGCTTCTGGAAGCACGGCGACCGTGGCCGCCGAGGTATGGATGCGCCCCTGCGCCTCGGTTTCGGGCACGCGCTGGACGCGATGCACGCCTGATTCGAACTTCAGATGCGCGAACACGCCCTTGCCGGAAACTGTCGCGATGATTTCCTTATAGCCGCCGACATCGCCTTCGCTGGCCGAAATGACCTCAAAGCGCCAGCCGCGCCCGGCCGCATAGCGCTCGTACATGCGAAAAAGATCGCCCGCGAACAGGGCCGCCTCATCGCCACCGGTGCCGGCGCGGATTTCGAGAATTGCATTCTTCTCGTCTGCCGCATCGCGGGGCAGAAGAAGGATCTGAATGTCATGCTCTAGCGCCTCGATGCGGTCTTCGACATCAGCCAATTCGGCTTCAGCCAGTTCGCGCATCTCCGCATCGGTCGACTTGTCGGCCAGCATTGCGGTGAGATCCGCCTGCTCGCGCTCGGCTTCCCGCAAAGCGCGGACCTTGCCTGCAAGATCCTGCAACTCGGAATATTCCGAAGCCATCTTCACATAGGCTTCCGGCTCCGGGCCAGCCGCCATCTGCGCTTCGAGCATTTCGAAACGCTTGACGACCTGATCCATGCGATCGCGGGGAAGACTGCTCATGCTGCTACCGTTGCCGGGCTGGGCATCCCGCAAACGGACCGTAAAGCCGGCTTTGCACAGATGCGGATGAAAAGACCCTGTTCACTCCAACTTTCTTCAAAAGGCCGGAATGCACTAAAGGGGAATCGAATGGTCGTCGGCAAAGGCGTGTAACAGCGCCCGCATCGGAATATCGTTCGCGGTGGCCGACAGATTGTCGGCGAAAAACGCCTCCAACTCTGCAACCGGCAGCTCCGTCAGCATCGCCTTGACCGGGCCGATCGACGCCGGCGACATGGAAATGGAGCGGAAGCCAAGGCCGATCAGAACCATGGCCGAGATCGGCTTACCGGCCAGTTCTCCGCACAGCGTCACCGGCGTGTGGTTGCGCCGGCCTGCATCCGCGATGGTCTTCAGAACCCTCAGGAATGGCACCGAAAGCGGATCGAAGCGATCGGCCACCAGCGTGTTGCCGCGATCCACGGCCATGACGAACTGGAACAGGTCGTTGGAACCGACCGATACGAAATCCACCGCCTTCATCAGCTCGTCGAGCTGGAACAGCAGCGAGGGCACCTCGATCATGGCGCCGAGCTTGAGACTGTTGGGCAACAGGTGCGCGAAGCGCGACAGATGGCGCACCTCGCGGTCGATGATTTCGCGCGCCTGGGCGATCTCACCAAGCTCCGTCACCATCGGCAGCATCAGCTTGAGCTCGCGCCCGCCGGCAGCCTTGAGCAAGGCGCGAATCTGCGTGCGCAGCAAGCCCGGCCGGTCGAGGGTGAGGCGGATCGCGCGCCAGCCGAGCGCCGGGTTCTCCTCCGGCGTGTTGTTCTTGAAATAAGGCAGCACCTTGTCGCCGCCGATGTCGATGGTGCGGAAGGTGACGGGCTTGCCGCGCGCGGCGTCCAGCACATCCCGGTAAAGCTGTTCCTGACTCTCGGCGCGCGGGAAGGTGGAGGCCACCATGAACTGCAGCTCGGTGCGGAACAGGCCGATACCGGCCGCGCCCGATTCCGCCAGTTGCGGCAGGTCGACCATGAGGCCCGCATTCATCAGAAGGTCGATCAGGACGCCGTCTCTGGTCACGGAGGGCTTGTTGCGCAGCTCTCGATAAAGCTCCTGCCGCCGCGCGCGGAACCGCACCTTTTCGGCATAAGCCGATTCGAGGTCCGACTGCGGGCGCAGATGAACCGAGCCTTCCTCACCGTCGACGATGATGGCGTCGCCGTTCTCGGCCATCGACACGGCGCCCTTGACCTGCCCGACCACCGGAATGCCGGTCGCGCGCGCAACGATCACCACATGGCTGGTGGCGGCGCCGTCTTCGAGCACCAGTCCGCGCAGCTTCTCGCGCGGATAATCAAGCAGTTCCGCCGCCCCCATGGAGCGCGCCACGATGATCGCATCCTTGGGCAAGGCCGCCGCGATGTCCTCCGGGCCGGCCCCCATCAGCTGGCGCAGCAACCGGTTGGCGAGATCGTCGAAATCGCTCATCCGCTCGCGCAGATAGGGATCGGTCATGTGGATCATGCGCGCGCGCATGTCGCTCTGGACCTTTTCGACCGCAGCCTCGGCGGTCAGCCCGTTGCGGATCGCTTCTTCCAGCCTGCGCACCCAGCCGCGATCGTTGGCGAACATGCGGTAAGCTTCCAGAACCTCGCGATGCTCGCCCTCGAAGGCCACGTCGCGCCGTTCCAGCATGTCGTCGATGGACAGCCTGAGCGAGCCCAGCGCCGTTTCCAGCCGCCGGATTTCCTCATCGCTGTCCTCGTTGAACAGGTTGGTGACGACGACGCGTGGCTCGTGCAGCACGACATGGCCAAGCCCCATGCCATCATTGAAGGACACGCCGCCGAACGAAACCGGACGCTTGAGATCGAGCTCGAGGCCGGGGCGCGACAGACGCGCAAGGTCACCGGTAGCGATCATCTCGGCGATGACCATGGCGGTGGTTTCCAGCGCCTCGACCTCGTCGTCGCGATAGGTGCGCATGGTCTTGTTCTGGACGACCAGAACGCCGAGCGTGCGCCCTGCCCTCAGAAGAGGCACACCGAGGAAGGAGCTGTAAATCTCCTCGCCGGTCTCCGGCAGATAGGCGAATGCGGGGTGTTCCTGCGCGTTCGACAGGTTGAGCGGCCGGGCGCTGGCGGCAATGGTGCCGACCAGACCCTGACCAAGACGCAGCTGTACAAGGTGAACGGCGCCGGGGTTGAGGCCTTCGGTAGCGTAGAGCTCAAGAACCGAATCGGCGCGCAGCACATAAAGGGAGCAGACTTCCGCCACCATGTTGGCGGCAATGTCGCGCACAATCCGGTCGAGTCTATCCTGCGGCTCCAGCGGCTCCTGCATGAGCTCGCGCAGCCGTTTCAGTAGAACGCGTGGGCCGACCGCCGTTTCGCGCATTGCGGCGTCTTTCTCCAATGGCCGCTCTATCCGGACCTGCGCGCCGGAAATGGCCCGCGGCCGGGCCCGCGACCCTTACTGCCTGTCAAGACCATATACGGAATGGAGCGTGCGCACTGCAAGCTCCGTATACGGTCCGTCGATCAGAATGGAAATCTTGATCTCCGAAGTGGTGATGGCGCGGATATTGATACCCTTTTCCGCCATCGCCTCGAAGGCGGTGGCTGCGACGCCCGCATGGCTGCGCATGCCGATGCCGATGACCGATACCTTCGACAGGCCCTTGTCATGCTGGATGGCATCATATCCGACCGTCTCACGTGCCTTGTCCAGGACGGCGAGCGCCTTGTCGACGTCTCCGGAAGGAACCGTGAAGGTGATGTCCGTGAACTTGCCGTCCTCGGAAATGTTCTGGACGATCATGTCGACATTGATGCCGGCCTCGGCCAGCGGCCCGAAAATGGCGGCGGAAACGCCCGGGCGGTCGGCGACACGGCGCAGCGAGATCTGCGCTTCGTCCTTGGCGTAGGCAATACCGGTGACGACCTGCTGTTCCACGATTTCATCCTCGTCGCAAATGAGCGTTCCAGGCGGATTGAGAAAGTCGTCCATGCCGGGAGCATCCGGCTCCACGAAGGACGAGCGCACGAAGGTGCGCACCTTGTGCACCATGGCCAGCTCCACCGAACGAACCTGCAGCACCTTGGAGCCGAGCGAGGCCATCTCCAGCATTTCCTCGAATGAAATGCGATCGAGGCGGCGTGCCTTCGGCTCCATGCGCGGGTCGGTCGTGTAGACACCGTCCACGTCGGTATAAATATCACAGCGGTCCGCCTTGACGGCCGCCGCGATGGCCACGGCGCTGGTGTCGGAACCGCCACGGCCGAGCGTCGAGATGCGGTTGTCGGGGGCCAGCCCCTGGAAACCGGCGATGACGGCCACCTGTCCCTCGCCGAAACGCTTGATCAGGAACGAGCCGTCGATCTCCTTGATACGGGCGGCACCGTGCGAATTGTCGGTGCGGATCGGGATCTGCCAGCCAAGCC includes:
- the prfA gene encoding peptide chain release factor 1 translates to MSSLPRDRMDQVVKRFEMLEAQMAAGPEPEAYVKMASEYSELQDLAGKVRALREAEREQADLTAMLADKSTDAEMRELAEAELADVEDRIEALEHDIQILLLPRDAADEKNAILEIRAGTGGDEAALFAGDLFRMYERYAAGRGWRFEVISASEGDVGGYKEIIATVSGKGVFAHLKFESGVHRVQRVPETEAQGRIHTSAATVAVLPEAEEVDIDIRAEDIRIDTMRASGAGGQHVNTTDSAVRITHLPTGIMVVSAEKSQHQNRARAMQILRARLFDMERTRAAEERSESRKSQVGSGDRSERIRTYNFPQGRVTDHRINLTLYKLDRVMMGEMDEIIDALISDHQSKLLADMTES
- a CDS encoding aspartate kinase translates to MARIVMKFGGTSVADIARIRNVARHVKREVDCGHEVAVVVSAMAGKTNELVAWTREASPMHDAREYDAVVASGEQVTAGLLALALQNIGVNARSWLGWQIPIRTDNSHGAARIKEIDGSFLIKRFGEGQVAVIAGFQGLAPDNRISTLGRGGSDTSAVAIAAAVKADRCDIYTDVDGVYTTDPRMEPKARRLDRISFEEMLEMASLGSKVLQVRSVELAMVHKVRTFVRSSFVEPDAPGMDDFLNPPGTLICDEDEIVEQQVVTGIAYAKDEAQISLRRVADRPGVSAAIFGPLAEAGINVDMIVQNISEDGKFTDITFTVPSGDVDKALAVLDKARETVGYDAIQHDKGLSKVSVIGIGMRSHAGVAATAFEAMAEKGINIRAITTSEIKISILIDGPYTELAVRTLHSVYGLDRQ
- the ptsP gene encoding phosphoenolpyruvate--protein phosphotransferase; protein product: MRETAVGPRVLLKRLRELMQEPLEPQDRLDRIVRDIAANMVAEVCSLYVLRADSVLELYATEGLNPGAVHLVQLRLGQGLVGTIAASARPLNLSNAQEHPAFAYLPETGEEIYSSFLGVPLLRAGRTLGVLVVQNKTMRTYRDDEVEALETTAMVIAEMIATGDLARLSRPGLELDLKRPVSFGGVSFNDGMGLGHVVLHEPRVVVTNLFNEDSDEEIRRLETALGSLRLSIDDMLERRDVAFEGEHREVLEAYRMFANDRGWVRRLEEAIRNGLTAEAAVEKVQSDMRARMIHMTDPYLRERMSDFDDLANRLLRQLMGAGPEDIAAALPKDAIIVARSMGAAELLDYPREKLRGLVLEDGAATSHVVIVARATGIPVVGQVKGAVSMAENGDAIIVDGEEGSVHLRPQSDLESAYAEKVRFRARRQELYRELRNKPSVTRDGVLIDLLMNAGLMVDLPQLAESGAAGIGLFRTELQFMVASTFPRAESQEQLYRDVLDAARGKPVTFRTIDIGGDKVLPYFKNNTPEENPALGWRAIRLTLDRPGLLRTQIRALLKAAGGRELKLMLPMVTELGEIAQAREIIDREVRHLSRFAHLLPNSLKLGAMIEVPSLLFQLDELMKAVDFVSVGSNDLFQFVMAVDRGNTLVADRFDPLSVPFLRVLKTIADAGRRNHTPVTLCGELAGKPISAMVLIGLGFRSISMSPASIGPVKAMLTELPVAELEAFFADNLSATANDIPMRALLHAFADDHSIPL
- the prmC gene encoding peptide chain release factor N(5)-glutamine methyltransferase; amino-acid sequence: MTLAELLRLARQRLEASGIEDAALDARLLVEHFTGTSRSDAIAWPDMVTESQAVAAVEAALERRSAGEPVHRILGFREFYGLELSLSAQTLEPRPDTEILIDAILPFMRDVAAREGACRVLDLGTGTGAIALALLANVPDATAIGVDVSADALATAARNAAGLGLADRFTALRSDWFSQVNGRFHVIASNPPYIRSDDIAGLQAEVRLFDPVRALDGGEDGLQPYRVIAAQAAAHLEQDGAVVVEIGNTQRLEVISIFENECFRLLEARRDLGGNDRVLLFAVA